The genomic segment TGTCCGGAACCTGTCCGCGCAGGCGGCGCTCGTGAAGCTCGAGCTGGCGAGCCAGGGCCGCTGCGTACTCGAGGCGCCCCCAATGCTCCACGCGAGGATCGGCCACGATGTTGGGATGGGCGACCTCGGACCGCATCGGCCGACCATAGCCAGCCGGTCCCCGGGCCTCAACTTGCAAGGAACACGCTCCTGGCCCCATTTCCGGACATGGCGCGGGCCCACTCCAATCTGATGCTGATCGTCGGCGCCTCGCTGCTGGCGCTGGGTATCGGCAACACGCTGCTGGGCCTTTCCAAGCTGCCCGAGTACCGCGCCAAGAAGCACGCCGCCGTGGCCATCGCCGGCGACAGCGCGCGACGCATGACGCAGGGAACGGCGGCCATCCTCGATCCGGCAACCGATGCGCAACTGCTCTTCGACAGCGCCTTTACCAAGTACGAGTACTACCGCGTCGTCCTTCGCGGCGGCATCTGGCTGACTGCGCTCGGGCTGATCCTGATCGGCGGCGTGACCGTCCGGCGAATCTTTGTGCGCACTGGTGCCGTACAAAGTTGACCACAGGAACGCGCAGCCTGTATCCTCCTCACGTTGGGTCGCCGGAGCGCCTGCTCATGCAGCAGGGTGGCGGGCGGCGGAGGTGTGGATGCGGCGAGGCTCTGGCCGGCTCGGCTCGGCAATACAATTCGTGTGCGCACAAGCGGGCGGCGGCCATCGCCTCTGCGGTCGCCGGGGTGCGCCGTGAAGCCGCGGCGCCGCTTCGAGTCCCGCTACGCCGATCTCGCCTATGCCCTGGATCGCGCGCTGACCGACTCACCGACGGCGCATGACTTCGGCCGCGCGGCCATCGACGTGCTGCGCCTGGCGCTGCGCCCGTCCTACGCCGGCCTGGTCTATCGCATGGAATCGGGCGATTTCCGCTGCGGCGATCTGGCCGTCAGCACCGATCTGCACGCTCTGCAGCAGGCGCTGTCGCGCGCGCCGCTCTCCTTCATCGCGAGGCCCCGAGCGCTGGTTCGCAGCGACGTCGGCGGCGCCGGCCTGGCCGACGTTGCCCTGGCCATGACGGCCGCAGCCTTCGAGGTGTGCTTCCCGCTGACGCTCGGCGCCGAGGTGCGTGGGGTGCTGGCCCTGGGGCCGCGCCAGGACCGCAGCCCGTATGCCGAGGAGGACCTCGAGCTGTGCTCGCGCATCGGCGCGCGCATTGCCGCCGTGGCCGGGCAGCAGAGCCTGCAGTCGGAAGTGGAAAAGCTGCGCAGCCTGGCCACGCGCCAGGAGCGCCTGGCGGCGGTCGGGGAGATGGCCGCGGGCCTGGCGCACGAGATCCGCAATCCCCTCGTTTCCATCCGCACCTTCACGCAGCTTCTTCCGGAGCGGTACGGAGACGAGGAATTCCGCTCAGGGTTTCTCGATCTGACGCTGGCCGAGATCGACCGCATCACCGCGCTGGTGGGCGAGCTGCTGAGCTTCGCGCGCCCGGCCGCCGGCGGCGACGCCGCCGAGGCCGTCGATATCGCCGAGTGCCTGGAGCGGACGTGCGCACTC from the Candidatus Limnocylindrales bacterium genome contains:
- a CDS encoding ATP-binding protein, producing the protein MKPRRRFESRYADLAYALDRALTDSPTAHDFGRAAIDVLRLALRPSYAGLVYRMESGDFRCGDLAVSTDLHALQQALSRAPLSFIARPRALVRSDVGGAGLADVALAMTAAAFEVCFPLTLGAEVRGVLALGPRQDRSPYAEEDLELCSRIGARIAAVAGQQSLQSEVEKLRSLATRQERLAAVGEMAAGLAHEIRNPLVSIRTFTQLLPERYGDEEFRSGFLDLTLAEIDRITALVGELLSFARPAAGGDAAEAVDIAECLERTCALLRNQARSAGVALDLELEVGLGAAAIEEDRLRQIVLNLIVNAIQACNGRGRVVVSAGRSDRAPHLTCIRVRDDGPGMAAEVAARVFEPFFTTRSEGTGLGLALVKRIVEDHGGRIGVSTTPGAGACFSVELPIAAAVDTVIGGVGIHG